In Brevibacillus brevis, a genomic segment contains:
- a CDS encoding glycerol-3-phosphate responsive antiterminator, translated as MYPIVDLVECQTIAAVQDEQHLEIAIQSEVNMIFLLTGSIFNIKELVDRVKAAGKHVFLHMEFIEGIAADKSGVAYVAKNIAPTGIISTRSNLIRVAKEMNLMAIQRIFLIDRNAVIKGIKVIEQSLPDAVEVMPGVMPRVIQEMTNLTPLPIIAGGLIDTKKEINDALAAGALAVSVGTTELWL; from the coding sequence ATGTACCCGATTGTTGATCTGGTTGAATGCCAGACAATTGCCGCAGTTCAGGATGAGCAGCATTTGGAGATTGCGATCCAGAGCGAGGTCAACATGATTTTCCTGCTCACCGGTTCCATTTTCAACATCAAGGAACTGGTGGATCGCGTGAAAGCTGCAGGCAAGCACGTATTTCTGCACATGGAGTTCATCGAGGGCATTGCGGCAGATAAGAGCGGTGTGGCTTACGTCGCCAAAAACATTGCGCCGACAGGGATTATCTCTACGAGAAGCAATCTGATCCGGGTCGCGAAAGAAATGAACCTGATGGCGATTCAACGCATCTTTCTGATCGATCGCAACGCGGTGATCAAAGGCATCAAAGTGATCGAACAATCGCTGCCCGATGCGGTCGAGGTCATGCCAGGGGTGATGCCGCGGGTCATCCAGGAGATGACCAATCTGACGCCGCTGCCGATTATAGCGGGCGGATTGATCGACACCAAAAAAGAGATCAACGACGCATTAGCCGCCGGAGCGCTCGCCGTCTCCGTCGGTACAACTGAATTATGGTTGTAA